A genomic window from Cricetulus griseus strain 17A/GY chromosome 4, alternate assembly CriGri-PICRH-1.0, whole genome shotgun sequence includes:
- the Ccl25 gene encoding C-C motif chemokine 25: MNPWLFACLVACFVGAWVPVVHVQGAFEDCCLGYQPRIKWNILQRARHYQWQEVSGSCNLRAVIFYFHHKGPVCMNPKDKDVKIAMRILSTKNKTVDNPQKSNTGSHTVRKKSNHAKSKMGNPSNNSARNATLGRSRMAMMNRKINN, from the exons ATGAATCCATGGCTCTTTGCCTGCTTGGTCGCCTGCTTTGTTGGGGCCTGGGTGCCTGTTGTCCATGTACAAG GTGCCTTTGAAGACTGCTGCCTGGGTTACCAACCCAGGATCAAATGGAATATTCTTCAGCGCGCTAGGCATTATCAGTGGCAGGAAGTGAGTGGAAGCTGCAACCTACGTGCTGTGAT attctacttccaccacaaAGGCCCGGTGTGCATGAACCCAAAGGACAAGGATGTGAAGATAGCGATGCGGATCTTGAGCACTAAGAATAAGACAGTTGACAATCCCCAGAAAAGCAATACAG GCTCTCACACtgtaaggaagaagtcaaaccatGCGAAGTCCAAAATGGGGAACCCCAGCAATAACAGCGCGAGGAATGCCACCCTAGGCCGTTCTAG GATGGCGATGATGAATAGAAAGATCAACAACTAA